One Tamandua tetradactyla isolate mTamTet1 chromosome 20, mTamTet1.pri, whole genome shotgun sequence DNA segment encodes these proteins:
- the LOC143664844 gene encoding uncharacterized protein LOC143664844 isoform X3 has product MRKILKIDEPAGFKSDKPCIYEDRLKKQQDKNEGFQIISVTHKKVLTMEGSHHNLEFGQNCTLKSVLIRQQRVSREKTPLKCEIQRNSLKENSNLLNHTKIETTEKHYKCNICEKAFIHNSSLRKHQKNHTGEKLFKCKECLKAFSQSSALVQHQRAHTGEKPYICKECGKAFSHSASLCKHIRIHTVEKSYRCKECGKSFSRRSDLFIHQKIHAQENSYRYKPGRKPSTCTSLPGCQRIHLRKKSYLCNECGSTFKSSSSLRYHQRIHTGEKPFKCSECGRAFSQSASLMQHERIHTGEKPYRCNECRKGFTSISQLNRHRIIHTGEKLYNCNECGKALSSHSSLIIHERIHTGEKPCKCKVCGKAFRQSSALIQHQRMHTGERPYKCSECGKTFRCNSFLSNHQRIHTGEKPYRCLECGISFGQSAALLQHQRIHTGEKPFKCNTCAKTFRQSSSLTAHQRIHTGEKPYECNACGKLFSQRSSLTNHYKIHIEEDHLKVD; this is encoded by the coding sequence ATGAGGAAAATACTCAAAATAGATGAACCTGCAGGCTTCAAATCAGATAAGCCCTGTATATATGAAGACAGGTTAAAAAAACAGCAGGACAAAAATGaaggtttccaaataatttcagtCACCCATAAGAAAGTCCTTACCATGGAAGGAAGCCATCACAATCTTGAATTTGGCCAAAACTGTACCCTGAAATCAGTCCTTATTAGGCAACAAAGGGTTTCTAGAGAAAAAACACccttaaaatgtgaaatacaaagaaatagcCTCAAGGAGAATTCAAATTTACTTAACCACACAAAAATCGAAACAACAGAGAAACactataaatgtaatatatgtgaGAAAGCCTTCATTCATAATTCATCTCTTCGTAAACATCAGAAAAACCATACTGGAGAGaagttatttaaatgtaaagaatgtTTGAAAGCCTTCAGCCAAAGCTCAGCTCTTGTTCAACATCAAAGagctcatactggagagaaaccttacatatgtaaagaatgtgggaaagctttcagccatAGTGCATCCCTTTGTAAACATATAAGAATTCATACTGTGGAGAAATCCTATAGATGTAAAGAATGTGGCAAATCCTTCAGTCGAAGGTCAGACCTTTTTATACATCAAAAGATTCATGCTCAAGAAAATTCCTATAGATATAAACCTGGTAGGAAGCCATCTACTTGTACATCCCTTCCTGGATGTCAGAGAATTCATCTTAGAAAGAAGTCCTATTTATGTAATGAATGTGGCAGCACCTTTAAGTCTAGCTCATCCCTTCGTTATCATcaaagaattcacactggagagaaaccttttaAATGTAGTGAATGTGGGAGAGCCTTCAGTCAGAGTGCATCTCTTATGCAACATgaaagaattcatactggagaaaagCCCTATAGATGTAATGAATGTAGAAAAGGTTTCACTTCTATTTCACAACTTAATAGGCATCGAATAATACATACTGGTGAGAAATTGTATAATTGTAATGAATGTGGTAAAGCCTTAAGTTCCCACTCAAGTCTTATTATTCAcgagagaattcatactggagagaaaccatgtAAATGTAAAgtgtgtggaaaagccttcagacAAAGTTCAGCTCTTATTCAACATCAAAGAATGCATACTGGAGAAAGACCCTATAAATGCAGTGAGTGTGGGAAAACATTCAGGTGTAATTCATTCCTTAGTaatcatcagagaattcatactggagagaaaccatatcgATGCCTGGAATGTGGGATATCTTTTGGCCAAAGTGCAGCTCTTCTTCAGCATCAAagaattcatacaggagagaaaccctttaAGTGTAATACTTGTGCGAAAACTTTTAGACAAAGCTCATCACTTACTGCACATCAAagaattcatacaggagagaaaccctatgaatgtaatgcATGTGGGAAACTCTTCAGCCAGAGATCATCCCTTACTAATCATTATAAGATTCATATTGAAGAAGACCACTTGAAAGTAGATTAG